The Vogesella indigofera genome has a segment encoding these proteins:
- a CDS encoding DUF3683 domain-containing protein, with the protein MSATTHTRVREIPYNYTSYSDREIIIRLLGEPMWQLLEELRAERKTGRSARMLFEVLGDIWVVDRNPYLVDDLLDNPQRLTALVGALRHRLGEVDKRRDGNDKVGRMIAAAYQAVDSFEQQFGETRELRAAILKRFGKITRRDNILFDGLARVSHVTDATDWRVEYPFVVLCPDTEAEIAPLVKACIELELTIIPRGGGTGYTGGAVPLDKRSAVINTEKLDRHVGVEYIALPGLDGKRATIQCGAGVVTARVSEAASAAGLVFAVDPTSAEASCIGGNVAMNAGGKKAVLWGTALDNLASWKMVDPDGNWLFVERLNHNYGKIHDVDVASFRVSRLQDDGQTVISSEQLDVPGRSFRKVGLGKDVTDKFLAGLPGVQKEGTDGIITSARFVLHKMPAHTRTVCLEFFGTVAEATPAIVEITDYFKPNGAGVLAGVQLAGLEHLDWRYVRAVGYATKAKSKGRPKMVLIADIVSDNENAVAEAASQVVRYANARHGEGFIAVTPEARKTFWLDRSRTAAIARHTNAFKINEDVVIPLDRLGDYSDGIERINIELSIASKIKLLGQLAEFFHGRLPVDTEGGTLSADELIGDRRETALELITAVQQRWQWLLDNLDTPLAQYVQGWPQAPLEDAAANLEASVFIAMRDFKLRVSWKRELQADLEALFAGKADSPIIEAIRLIQQKVLRGRAFVALHMHAGDGNVHTNIPVNSDDYEMLQTAHRAVERIMKLARSLNGVISGEHGIGITKLEFLTEEEIQPFRDYKARVDPNGHFNKGKLLPGADLAMAYTPSFSLLGAESLILEQSDIGQISDSVKDCLRCGKCKPVCSTHVPRANLLYSPRNKILGVGLLTEAFLYEEQTRRGVSLKHFEELSDVADHCTVCHRCVKPCPVKIDFGDVSVAMRNFLRKTGNKKFNPGTALGMAFLTAKDPATIKTIRSGLVGGAYKLQRLGNRIGKKLGLTGTQTAQPPATLGKAPIKAQVIHFINKPMPGGLPKKTARALLDVEDGNVIPVIRNPKDSEDAEAVFYFPGCGSERLFSQVGLATQAMLWHVGTQTVLPPGYLCCGYPQTSAGFKDKGDAITTENRVLFHRMANTLNYLDIKTVVVSCGTCYDQLAQYRFEEIFPGCRIIDIHEYLMEKGLKLDGVGGQKYMYHDPCHTPMKAYQPIKVVNELLGGGVVQNDRCCGESGTFAASRPDIATQVRFRKEEEINKDLAKLGDADKPVKILTSCPSCLQGLSRYSDDTGTQADYIVVEMAKHLLGDNWMKDYVDNARNGGIERVLL; encoded by the coding sequence ATGAGCGCCACCACTCACACACGCGTACGGGAAATCCCGTACAACTACACCTCATATTCGGATCGCGAGATCATCATTCGCCTGCTGGGCGAACCGATGTGGCAATTACTCGAAGAGCTACGGGCAGAACGGAAAACAGGCCGTTCTGCCCGTATGCTTTTCGAGGTGCTGGGCGACATCTGGGTGGTGGACCGCAACCCCTATCTGGTCGATGACCTGCTGGATAACCCGCAGCGCCTGACCGCGCTGGTCGGCGCGCTGCGCCACCGCCTCGGCGAAGTGGACAAGCGCCGTGACGGCAACGACAAGGTTGGCCGCATGATCGCCGCCGCCTATCAGGCGGTGGACAGCTTCGAGCAGCAGTTCGGCGAGACGCGCGAGCTGCGCGCCGCCATCCTCAAGCGCTTCGGCAAGATCACCCGCCGCGACAACATCCTGTTCGACGGCCTGGCGCGGGTGTCGCACGTCACCGACGCCACCGACTGGCGCGTCGAGTACCCGTTCGTGGTGCTGTGCCCGGATACCGAAGCCGAGATCGCGCCGCTGGTGAAGGCCTGTATCGAACTGGAACTGACCATCATCCCGCGCGGCGGCGGCACCGGCTACACCGGCGGCGCGGTGCCGCTGGACAAGCGCTCGGCGGTGATCAACACCGAGAAGCTCGACCGTCACGTCGGCGTCGAATACATCGCCCTGCCGGGCCTCGACGGCAAGCGCGCCACCATCCAGTGCGGCGCCGGGGTGGTCACCGCCCGCGTATCCGAAGCGGCCAGCGCCGCTGGCCTGGTGTTCGCGGTGGACCCGACCTCGGCGGAAGCCTCCTGTATCGGCGGCAACGTGGCGATGAACGCCGGCGGCAAGAAGGCGGTGCTGTGGGGCACCGCGCTGGACAACCTCGCCAGCTGGAAGATGGTCGACCCGGACGGCAACTGGCTGTTCGTCGAACGCCTCAATCACAACTACGGCAAGATCCACGACGTCGATGTCGCCAGCTTCCGCGTCAGCCGCCTGCAGGACGACGGCCAGACCGTGATCTCCAGCGAGCAGCTGGACGTTCCGGGCCGCAGCTTCCGCAAAGTCGGCCTCGGCAAGGACGTCACCGACAAGTTCCTCGCCGGCCTGCCCGGCGTGCAGAAGGAAGGCACCGACGGCATCATCACCAGCGCGCGCTTCGTGCTGCACAAGATGCCGGCGCACACCCGCACCGTGTGCCTGGAATTCTTCGGCACCGTGGCCGAAGCCACGCCCGCCATCGTCGAGATCACCGACTACTTCAAGCCGAACGGCGCCGGCGTGCTGGCCGGCGTGCAGCTGGCCGGCCTGGAGCACCTCGACTGGCGCTACGTGCGCGCCGTCGGCTACGCCACCAAGGCCAAGTCCAAGGGCCGGCCGAAGATGGTGCTGATCGCCGACATCGTGTCCGACAATGAAAACGCGGTGGCCGAGGCCGCCAGCCAGGTGGTGCGCTACGCCAACGCCCGCCACGGCGAAGGCTTCATCGCCGTCACCCCGGAGGCGCGCAAGACCTTCTGGCTCGACCGTTCGCGCACCGCCGCCATCGCCCGTCACACCAACGCCTTCAAGATCAACGAGGACGTGGTGATCCCGCTGGATCGCCTCGGCGACTACAGCGACGGCATCGAGCGCATCAACATCGAGCTGTCGATCGCCAGCAAGATCAAGCTGCTGGGCCAGCTGGCCGAATTCTTCCACGGCCGCCTGCCGGTGGATACCGAAGGCGGCACCCTGTCCGCCGACGAGCTGATCGGCGACCGCCGTGAAACCGCGCTGGAGCTGATTACCGCCGTGCAACAGCGCTGGCAGTGGCTGCTGGACAACCTCGACACGCCGCTGGCGCAGTACGTGCAAGGTTGGCCGCAGGCACCACTGGAAGACGCTGCGGCCAACCTTGAGGCCAGCGTGTTCATCGCCATGCGCGACTTCAAGCTGCGCGTCAGCTGGAAGCGCGAACTGCAGGCCGATCTGGAAGCGCTGTTCGCCGGCAAGGCCGACAGCCCCATTATCGAAGCCATCCGCCTGATCCAGCAGAAGGTGCTGCGCGGCCGCGCCTTCGTCGCGCTGCACATGCACGCCGGCGACGGCAACGTGCACACCAACATCCCGGTCAACTCCGACGACTACGAGATGCTGCAGACCGCGCACCGCGCGGTGGAACGCATCATGAAGCTGGCACGCTCGCTCAACGGCGTGATCTCCGGCGAGCACGGCATCGGCATCACCAAGCTGGAATTCCTCACCGAAGAGGAAATCCAGCCGTTCCGCGACTACAAGGCGCGCGTCGACCCCAACGGCCACTTCAACAAGGGCAAGCTGCTGCCGGGTGCCGACCTGGCGATGGCCTACACGCCGTCGTTCTCGCTGCTGGGCGCCGAATCGCTGATCCTGGAACAGTCCGACATCGGCCAGATTTCCGATTCGGTGAAGGACTGCCTGCGCTGCGGCAAGTGCAAGCCGGTGTGCTCCACCCACGTGCCGCGCGCCAACCTGCTGTACTCGCCGCGCAACAAGATCCTCGGCGTCGGCCTGCTGACCGAAGCCTTCCTGTACGAGGAACAGACCCGCCGCGGCGTCAGCCTGAAGCACTTCGAGGAGCTGTCCGACGTCGCCGACCACTGCACCGTGTGCCACCGCTGCGTGAAGCCGTGCCCGGTGAAGATCGACTTCGGCGACGTGTCGGTGGCGATGCGCAACTTCCTGCGCAAGACCGGCAACAAGAAGTTCAACCCCGGCACCGCACTGGGCATGGCCTTCCTCACCGCCAAGGACCCGGCCACCATCAAGACCATCCGCAGCGGTCTGGTCGGCGGCGCCTACAAGCTGCAGCGCCTGGGCAACCGCATCGGCAAGAAGCTGGGGCTGACCGGCACACAGACAGCGCAGCCGCCGGCGACGCTGGGCAAGGCGCCGATCAAGGCGCAGGTGATCCACTTCATCAACAAGCCGATGCCGGGCGGGCTGCCGAAGAAAACCGCGCGTGCGCTCTTGGACGTGGAAGACGGTAACGTGATCCCGGTGATCCGCAATCCGAAGGACAGCGAAGACGCGGAAGCGGTGTTCTACTTCCCCGGCTGCGGCTCGGAGCGGTTGTTCAGCCAGGTCGGCCTCGCCACCCAGGCGATGCTGTGGCACGTCGGCACCCAGACCGTGCTGCCGCCGGGCTACCTGTGCTGCGGCTACCCGCAGACCAGCGCCGGCTTCAAGGACAAGGGCGACGCCATCACCACCGAGAACCGCGTGCTGTTCCACCGCATGGCCAACACGCTGAACTACCTGGACATCAAGACCGTGGTGGTCAGCTGTGGCACCTGTTACGACCAGCTGGCGCAGTACCGCTTCGAGGAGATCTTCCCCGGTTGCCGCATCATCGACATCCACGAATACCTGATGGAGAAGGGCTTGAAGCTGGACGGCGTCGGCGGCCAGAAGTACATGTACCACGACCCGTGCCACACCCCGATGAAGGCCTACCAGCCGATCAAGGTGGTGAACGAGCTGCTCGGCGGCGGCGTGGTGCAGAACGACCGTTGCTGCGGCGAATCCGGCACCTTTGCCGCCAGCCGCCCGGACATCGCCACCCAGGTACGCTTCCGCAAGGAAGAGGAGATCAACAAGGACCTGGCCAAGCTCGGCGACGCCGACAAGCCGGTGAAGATCCTGACCTCCTGCCCGTCCTGCCTGCAGGGTCTGTCCCGCTACAGCGACGACACCGGCACCCAGGCCGACTACATCGTGGTGGAAATGGCCAAGCACCTGCTGGGTGACAACTGGATGAAGGACTACGTCGACAACGCCCGCAACGGTGGCATCGAACGCGTGCTGCTGTAA
- a CDS encoding nicotinate phosphoribosyltransferase has protein sequence MTVNPILNSDSYKLSHWVQYPPGTDGMYSYVAARGGTASHVLFFGLQALLKDYLSQRITMAHIAEAETLASLHGLPFNRAGFERIVKKHHGYWPVRIRAVAEGELIPTGVPMLTIESTDPELFWVVSFLETALLRVWYPISVATRSFRAKEIIRRYLLQTADDLSGLPFKLHDFGARGVSSYESSEIGGMAHLVNFMGSDTLAALVAARRHYHEPCAAFSIPAAEHATITAWGRPQEGDAFGNMLTHFAKPGALLAVVSDSYDVFHAVSELWGERLRQQVIASGATVVIRPDSGEPVQVVAEVIDRLAAAFGTTLNGKGYRVLNHVRVIQGDGVNLASIDAILSRLAKLGYSADNVAFGMGAELLQKLDRDTHKMALKCSAISIGGQWRDVFKDPVTDPGKRSLGGRVVAARDSRGAWGVNTLERVSDADLQMRVVWENGQLLLDEDFATIRARAAAHLEH, from the coding sequence ATGACCGTCAATCCCATTCTCAATAGCGATTCCTACAAGCTCAGTCACTGGGTGCAGTATCCGCCCGGCACCGACGGCATGTATTCCTACGTGGCCGCGCGTGGCGGTACCGCCTCGCACGTGCTGTTTTTCGGCCTGCAGGCGCTGCTGAAGGACTACCTCAGCCAGCGCATCACCATGGCGCATATCGCCGAGGCGGAGACGCTGGCCAGCTTGCATGGCCTGCCGTTCAACCGTGCCGGCTTCGAGCGCATTGTCAAAAAGCACCACGGCTACTGGCCGGTGCGCATCCGTGCGGTGGCCGAGGGCGAGCTGATCCCGACCGGGGTGCCGATGCTCACCATTGAATCCACCGACCCGGAGCTGTTCTGGGTGGTGTCCTTCCTGGAGACGGCGCTGCTGCGCGTGTGGTATCCGATCAGCGTGGCCACGCGCAGCTTCCGCGCCAAGGAAATCATCCGCCGCTATCTGTTGCAGACCGCCGACGACCTGTCCGGCCTGCCGTTCAAGCTGCACGATTTCGGCGCGCGCGGCGTGTCCAGCTACGAAAGCTCGGAAATTGGCGGCATGGCACACCTGGTCAACTTCATGGGCAGCGACACGCTGGCGGCACTGGTCGCCGCGCGCCGCCACTACCACGAGCCGTGCGCGGCGTTCTCGATTCCGGCGGCCGAGCACGCCACCATCACCGCCTGGGGCCGGCCGCAGGAGGGCGACGCCTTCGGCAACATGCTGACCCACTTCGCCAAACCCGGCGCGCTGCTGGCGGTGGTCAGCGACAGCTACGACGTGTTCCACGCCGTCAGCGAGCTGTGGGGCGAGCGCCTGCGCCAGCAGGTGATAGCCAGCGGCGCCACGGTGGTGATCCGCCCCGACTCCGGCGAGCCGGTACAGGTGGTGGCCGAGGTGATCGACCGGCTGGCGGCCGCCTTCGGCACCACGCTGAACGGCAAGGGCTACCGCGTGCTGAACCATGTGCGCGTGATCCAGGGCGACGGTGTCAACCTCGCCAGCATCGACGCCATCCTGTCGCGGCTGGCCAAGCTCGGCTACAGCGCCGACAACGTCGCCTTCGGCATGGGCGCGGAGCTGCTGCAGAAGCTGGATCGCGACACCCACAAGATGGCGCTGAAGTGCTCGGCGATCAGTATCGGCGGCCAGTGGCGCGACGTGTTCAAGGACCCGGTGACCGATCCCGGCAAGCGTTCGCTCGGCGGCCGCGTGGTGGCGGCGCGCGACAGCCGCGGCGCCTGGGGCGTCAACACCTTGGAGCGGGTGAGCGACGCCGACCTGCAGATGCGCGTGGTGTGGGAAAACGGCCAGCTGCTGCTGGACGAGGATTTCGCCACCATTCGCGCCCGTGCCGCCGCGCATCTGGAGCACTGA
- a CDS encoding EAL domain-containing protein has product MARLDSQQAFEQHLQRDTAQRYVAQFAGCWLQSCFQPIFYRSGGVFGHEALLRVHDAAGDSVRPDRFLAGLPLLQQIDADRLARVIHIRNFAASAEPGCLTLNLLPLTVVHEAGYGGNYALMLQRLQQLGIDNGRVILEVVEYEVEEGDGALSAALRAAATAGFGIAVDDFGAMASGHGRVRALRPDIIKIDRSLLLDYMQGDNGQLAAVLQLGWEVGSRMLVEGIETEAQYRAMCGLGVELYQGFYLGRPGFLPVRREL; this is encoded by the coding sequence ATGGCACGACTCGATAGTCAGCAGGCATTCGAACAGCACCTGCAGCGCGACACCGCACAGCGCTATGTCGCCCAGTTTGCCGGTTGCTGGCTGCAGAGCTGTTTCCAGCCGATCTTCTACCGCAGCGGCGGCGTGTTCGGCCACGAGGCGCTGCTGCGGGTGCACGACGCCGCCGGCGACAGCGTGCGCCCGGACCGTTTTCTTGCCGGCCTGCCGCTGTTGCAGCAGATCGACGCCGACCGCCTGGCGCGGGTGATCCACATCCGCAATTTCGCCGCCAGCGCCGAGCCGGGCTGCCTGACACTGAACCTGCTGCCGCTGACGGTGGTGCACGAGGCCGGTTACGGCGGCAACTACGCGCTGATGCTGCAACGGCTGCAGCAACTGGGCATCGACAACGGCCGCGTGATCCTGGAGGTGGTGGAGTACGAGGTGGAAGAGGGCGACGGCGCGCTGTCGGCGGCGCTGCGCGCGGCGGCGACGGCCGGCTTCGGCATCGCGGTGGACGATTTCGGCGCCATGGCCTCCGGCCACGGCCGGGTGCGCGCGCTGCGGCCGGACATCATCAAGATCGACCGCAGCCTGCTGCTGGACTACATGCAGGGCGACAACGGCCAGCTGGCGGCGGTGCTGCAGCTGGGCTGGGAGGTCGGCAGCCGCATGCTGGTGGAGGGCATCGAGACCGAGGCGCAGTACCGCGCGATGTGCGGCCTCGGCGTCGAGCTGTACCAGGGCTTTTACCTCGGGCGGCCGGGCTTCCTGCCGGTGCGGCGCGAGCTGTGA
- a CDS encoding diguanylate cyclase domain-containing protein, whose amino-acid sequence MQILAVVTVLAVAAWALWCGRQLRRYRRWLDGAADPVLLVERNGRIRFANRQLCQLLDLPAAEVRGLRLEQIVLPDSDGYGPVWATLFSRHSRFVGSLGLRQVRYRAGLERMVIDAAALPEDALVLLTLRPPSRQNTDQPHHYLAQKLLQTAEADAGIGSWVLQMASGRLDWSREVHRIFGTDPATFRATESAYFERVHPDDRARVRAELDAKMALLQPFDIEYRIIRPDGDIRDLLERNHIHCLPDGTVDHLWGTVIDMTQHKQLQRQLQLAQLAVEHSSEAVAIADGAMRWLYVNPALCRIAGRDEAALLAAAPSFLLPGADTALRGKELLGLLGERHHWQGELRIARPGSMPLPVLASVSRVQNAGGGAEMVWVFTDISRIKESERQLQSLAFFDGLTGLANRTLFNEQLERALQASRAAGTPLALVFVDLNGFKQVNDRLGHQAGDEVLCRIATRLSRAVRSGDLVGRWGGDEFAILLPACGDAAALAALLQRLQQAVNLHCPQPDGTLLAVGASFGVACCHGDALTATVLLAQADQAMYRAKSQGGGVVWLHDGQGLQPFAVATARPA is encoded by the coding sequence ATGCAGATACTGGCCGTGGTGACGGTGCTGGCGGTGGCAGCCTGGGCGCTTTGGTGCGGCAGGCAGCTGCGGCGTTACCGGCGCTGGCTGGACGGCGCCGCCGATCCGGTGCTGCTGGTCGAGCGCAACGGCCGCATCCGCTTTGCCAACCGCCAGCTGTGCCAGCTGCTGGACTTGCCGGCGGCCGAGGTGCGGGGGCTGCGGCTGGAGCAGATCGTGTTGCCGGACAGCGACGGCTACGGCCCGGTGTGGGCGACGCTGTTTTCCCGCCACTCGCGCTTTGTCGGCAGCCTGGGCCTGCGTCAGGTGCGCTACCGCGCCGGGCTGGAGCGTATGGTGATCGATGCCGCCGCCTTGCCGGAGGACGCGCTGGTGCTGCTGACGCTGCGGCCGCCGTCGCGGCAGAACACCGACCAGCCGCATCACTATCTGGCGCAAAAGCTGCTGCAAACGGCGGAAGCCGACGCCGGCATCGGCTCGTGGGTGCTGCAGATGGCCTCCGGCCGGCTGGACTGGAGCCGCGAGGTGCACCGCATTTTCGGCACCGATCCGGCGACCTTCCGCGCCACCGAGAGCGCCTATTTCGAACGCGTGCATCCGGATGACCGGGCGCGGGTGCGCGCGGAGCTGGACGCCAAGATGGCGCTGCTGCAACCCTTCGACATCGAATACCGCATCATCCGCCCGGATGGCGACATCCGCGACCTGCTGGAGCGCAACCATATCCACTGCCTGCCGGACGGCACCGTCGACCATCTGTGGGGCACGGTGATCGACATGACCCAGCACAAGCAGCTGCAGCGCCAGCTGCAACTGGCGCAGCTGGCGGTCGAGCACAGCTCCGAGGCGGTGGCGATTGCCGATGGCGCCATGCGCTGGCTGTATGTCAATCCGGCGCTGTGCCGCATCGCCGGGCGCGACGAGGCGGCGCTGCTGGCGGCTGCGCCGTCGTTCCTGCTGCCGGGCGCGGATACCGCCTTGCGCGGCAAGGAGCTGCTGGGCCTGCTCGGCGAGCGCCACCACTGGCAGGGCGAATTGCGCATCGCCCGCCCCGGCAGCATGCCCTTGCCGGTGCTGGCGTCGGTATCGCGCGTGCAGAACGCCGGCGGCGGTGCGGAAATGGTGTGGGTGTTTACCGACATCAGTCGCATCAAGGAGTCGGAGCGCCAATTGCAGAGCCTGGCCTTTTTCGACGGCCTGACCGGGCTGGCCAACCGCACGCTGTTCAACGAGCAGCTGGAGCGGGCGCTGCAGGCCAGCCGCGCGGCCGGCACGCCGCTGGCGCTGGTGTTTGTCGACCTGAACGGCTTCAAGCAGGTCAACGACCGGCTGGGGCATCAGGCCGGCGACGAAGTGTTGTGCCGCATCGCCACGCGGCTGAGCCGTGCGGTGCGCAGCGGTGACCTGGTCGGGCGCTGGGGCGGCGACGAATTTGCCATCCTGCTGCCGGCCTGCGGCGACGCGGCGGCGCTGGCCGCCCTGCTGCAGCGCCTGCAGCAGGCAGTGAACCTGCATTGTCCGCAGCCGGACGGGACGCTGCTGGCGGTCGGCGCCAGCTTCGGCGTCGCCTGTTGCCACGGCGATGCGCTGACGGCCACGGTGCTGTTGGCGCAGGCCGATCAGGCGATGTACCGCGCCAAGTCGCAGGGCGGCGGTGTGGTGTGGCTGCACGACGGGCAGGGGTTGCAGCCGTTTGCCGTGGCCACCGCCCGCCCGGCCTGA
- a CDS encoding nuclear transport factor 2 family protein, protein MPSPEQVVQAQLDAYNARDLDALLACYAADACMYAYPATLVAQGHAAIRERMRLRFAEPDLHAELRRRVVLGELVIDDEIVTRNFPEGRGSMSMTMIYRVADGRIVDASVIAGTPVLDER, encoded by the coding sequence ATGCCGAGCCCCGAACAAGTGGTCCAGGCGCAACTGGACGCCTACAACGCGCGCGATCTCGACGCGCTGCTGGCCTGCTATGCCGCCGACGCCTGCATGTATGCCTACCCGGCGACGCTGGTGGCGCAGGGCCATGCCGCCATCCGCGAGCGCATGCGCCTGCGCTTTGCCGAGCCAGACCTGCATGCCGAGCTGCGCCGGCGCGTGGTGCTGGGCGAGCTGGTGATCGACGACGAGATCGTGACCCGCAATTTTCCCGAGGGTCGCGGCAGCATGAGTATGACCATGATCTACCGCGTGGCCGACGGCCGCATCGTCGATGCCTCGGTGATCGCCGGCACGCCGGTGCTGGACGAGCGCTGA
- the pdxA gene encoding 4-hydroxythreonine-4-phosphate dehydrogenase PdxA, which yields MSTPLPLLAVTAGEPAGIGPDLVLRLPQLALPARCVVIADKNLLQQRAAALGLDVPLVDYRRTQPAPAGALEVWHVPLAAPCRPGVLDAANGRYVLATLDVAIAGCVRGEFAAMVTAPVHKGVINDAGVAFSGHTEYLAEHTATPLVVMMLAGGGMRVALATTHLPLRAVPDAITQESLTAVIRILHADLVSKFGIAAPRILVAGLNPHAGEGGHMGREEIDVIEPTLAALRAEGMNLIGPLPADTLFNPDKLAQGDAVLAMYHDQGLPVLKHASFGAGINITLGLPIIRTSVDHGTALDLAATGRADPGSLFEAVRLAAQLAT from the coding sequence ATGTCCACCCCGCTCCCCCTCCTCGCCGTCACCGCAGGCGAACCGGCCGGCATCGGCCCCGACCTGGTGCTGCGCCTGCCACAGCTGGCGCTGCCGGCGCGCTGCGTCGTCATCGCCGACAAGAACCTGCTGCAACAGCGCGCCGCTGCGCTGGGACTGGACGTGCCGCTGGTCGACTACCGGCGCACGCAGCCAGCACCGGCCGGGGCGCTGGAAGTGTGGCACGTGCCGCTGGCGGCGCCCTGCCGGCCGGGAGTGCTGGATGCCGCCAACGGCCGCTACGTGCTGGCCACGCTGGACGTCGCCATCGCCGGCTGCGTGCGTGGCGAGTTCGCCGCCATGGTCACCGCGCCGGTGCACAAGGGCGTGATCAATGACGCCGGCGTAGCGTTCTCCGGCCACACCGAGTACCTCGCCGAGCATACCGCCACGCCACTGGTGGTGATGATGCTGGCCGGCGGCGGCATGCGCGTGGCGCTGGCCACCACCCACCTGCCGCTGCGCGCGGTGCCGGACGCCATCACCCAGGAGAGTCTGACGGCGGTCATCCGCATCCTGCACGCCGACCTGGTCAGCAAGTTCGGCATCGCCGCGCCACGCATCCTGGTGGCCGGCCTCAATCCGCACGCCGGCGAGGGCGGCCACATGGGTCGCGAGGAAATCGACGTCATCGAGCCAACGTTGGCCGCATTGCGCGCGGAAGGTATGAACCTGATCGGCCCACTGCCGGCCGACACCCTGTTCAACCCGGACAAGCTGGCGCAGGGCGACGCGGTACTGGCGATGTACCACGACCAGGGCCTGCCGGTGCTGAAGCACGCCAGCTTCGGTGCCGGCATCAACATCACCTTGGGCCTGCCCATCATCCGCACCTCGGTCGATCACGGCACCGCGCTCGATCTCGCCGCCACCGGCCGCGCCGATCCCGGCAGCCTGTTCGAGGCGGTGCGGCTGGCGGCCCAGCTCGCGACCTGA
- a CDS encoding cysteine hydrolase family protein, whose protein sequence is MSATALLVIDFQYGLIELEPRATRGAETLANLNRLIDHARDCGHRVVFIQHHAADLPRGSEEWQLHPGLQRLPGDPVIEKTACDSFLDTSLRQYLDSEEIENLWVGGYASDFCVDTTVRRAASLGYAVTVVADAHTCKDRPHASGETLVAHLNWLWANMDVPGNAIRVLPLAALQSGDDAT, encoded by the coding sequence ATGTCCGCTACCGCACTGCTGGTCATCGATTTCCAGTATGGCCTGATCGAGCTGGAGCCGCGCGCCACGCGCGGCGCCGAGACCCTGGCCAACCTCAACCGGCTGATCGACCACGCCCGCGACTGCGGCCACCGCGTGGTGTTCATCCAGCACCATGCCGCCGACCTGCCGCGCGGCAGCGAGGAATGGCAGCTGCACCCCGGCCTGCAGCGCTTGCCGGGCGACCCGGTGATCGAAAAAACCGCCTGCGACAGCTTTCTCGACACCAGCCTGCGCCAGTACCTGGACAGCGAGGAGATCGAGAACCTGTGGGTGGGCGGCTACGCCAGCGACTTCTGCGTCGACACCACCGTGCGCCGCGCCGCCTCGCTCGGCTACGCCGTCACCGTGGTGGCCGATGCCCACACCTGCAAGGACCGTCCGCACGCCAGCGGCGAAACGCTGGTGGCGCACCTGAACTGGCTGTGGGCGAACATGGACGTGCCCGGCAACGCCATCCGCGTACTGCCGCTGGCCGCGCTGCAAAGCGGTGACGATGCGACCTGA
- a CDS encoding VC0807 family protein → MRPDWRTRLSLVADLAVNLLLPWLIYDHTVAGWGERGALLWSALPPTLWSLWELYRHRRLDAMSALVLAGIALSLLAMLGDGDSRWLLVRESLVTGAVGMAFLLSLLWRQPLLGRLALAAAARQSPQQRDELQARLMLPALQNVLRGMTLLWGGGLLAECAARIWLAFHWPVARAVAIGPWLSYGIMALLAAATWLWRRRLQQQSLQAA, encoded by the coding sequence ATGCGACCTGACTGGCGCACGCGCCTATCGCTAGTGGCGGATCTGGCCGTCAACCTGCTGCTGCCGTGGCTGATCTATGACCACACCGTGGCCGGCTGGGGCGAGCGCGGCGCACTGCTGTGGTCTGCCTTACCGCCGACGCTGTGGAGCCTGTGGGAGCTGTACCGCCACCGCCGGCTGGACGCGATGAGCGCTCTGGTGCTGGCCGGCATTGCGCTGTCGCTGCTGGCGATGCTGGGCGATGGCGACAGCCGCTGGCTGCTGGTGCGCGAATCGCTGGTCACCGGCGCGGTGGGGATGGCATTCCTGCTGAGCCTGCTGTGGCGCCAGCCCCTGCTCGGCCGGCTGGCACTGGCGGCGGCGGCGCGGCAGTCGCCGCAGCAGCGGGATGAGCTGCAAGCCCGGCTAATGCTGCCGGCGCTGCAAAACGTGCTGCGTGGCATGACCCTGCTGTGGGGCGGCGGCCTGCTGGCGGAATGCGCCGCCCGCATCTGGCTGGCTTTCCACTGGCCGGTCGCCCGCGCGGTCGCCATCGGCCCGTGGCTCAGCTACGGCATCATGGCGCTGCTGGCGGCGGCCACCTGGCTGTGGCGCCGGCGCCTGCAGCAGCAGTCGCTGCAAGCGGCCTGA